The window tataaacaaatgtacgtACTCCACCCAAGGGTAGTCCAAATGGTGGATTAATTTCTCCATGAGGTTTTCTTTAtctctgaaaaaaaaatgtatacattttttctaaattttcaaAAGTAATTTTTAGAAGAGATAGGATTTCCAGTTGCATGTTGTTGtaatttatcatccacattcTGGTTCGAATCAACCCAATTTGTCGATCCAATTCCTAATCTTTGAAAGCATCACCCAACAACAATCTACAACTGTAGAAACACGGATAGAGACTGAAAAAATGAGCAATGATGGAGCTCTAGCTCCCATGGCCAATCTTTGATGGTATTTTTAATGGACGAGCAGCACTATCTTTTCTGAATCCGTGAATTTGGGGTTCTGACTCGCAAGGAAATAATGCTATTATTCCTTTTCAGAAAGCCATTCATTTTTGTCTCCTGTTGTCTTGCAGGCTGCATCGCATCCCCATTGTCCATAATTGGAAGGGTAGGATGTCCTGAACTTCAATTATTTGCCATAATTGGAAGGGTACGTAGGACGTCCTAATTGAACTTCAATTATTTGGGAGATGTTTTTTCAATTATTTGGGAGTTGCGACTTGCCCAAATCAATAATGTCATATCTCGCTGCCCAATATTTATTTAGGGTCAGCGTTCTCTATGAGGTGCGTGGCTCTTGCGTATGCATGGGCTAATCAGAATATGTACGTTGGTATCAAGAGGGGTGGGATTTTTGCTTTTTATGAGAgatggggcggtcattttgcctcccTCTATGTCTGAACGTGGAAAATACACTCTTTCCACatagaacttttctccatttaTTTATAACTGATATTCTAGTTAGTAATATGTGTGCTCATAATTTGTTCCCTTTTTGTTTAGGTTCTGTCCTTCCGGGAGGCAGTTTTGGTTgggttttattttaatgttttagatTGTTTAGTctgtttttataattaattttggAGAAATTAAAATTAAGTTGATTAGAAAATTTTTTAAAGTTGGAAAGTTATTTAAGAATTAcataattctctctctctctctctctctctctctcttatccatcGCCTTTGGATTACATTCATCACATTATCTTAaaaacccttctctctctctctctctctcatcgcGTTTGGATTACATTCATCATATGACCTGAAGAACccgtattattattattattattattattattatcataaaTACACAAactatttttaaaattaaactaccAAATAGATATagggaaaagaatgctaactggtCTCATAGTtcttgtgcccagacatagtACTGCTTGATTTTACCATTCAATCcctagtgaaataaaaaatctcattcaaacAGATCCTTCTACATgtattctcattggccccgttAAGACAAAATCCTATCTCTATACCATTATTTACATAATTTTGGTCGTTTACAATGCCTCCTTTTGTTAATAATAAGATGTAAagtataaattttaaaaaattaaaaaaaaatttattgcaaCACATGAATGCTGTTTTTAGAGGATAGTTTTGTCCTTTTACCAATTCTATCAACTTGAATACTATTAGAAAGGCCTTTGGGTGGATATGTGTCTTCTAAGGGTATAATATATAGTGGATTATTTTCATATGATATAATTCTTACACTAATGGATTTTTAATTATGTATCAGTAGAATTAATTTCATCGGGTACTTTTTTATCCACCTGGGTATGCCTAGATGTTAAATctgtaaattattttttttttttttttttttttatttctctaatATATTCTTACTTATCtttaacaaaaaacaaaaaaaaggggtaaattacacgtcacccctggttttcaaacgaaactcaaatcaccccctgtattaggccccaatataacaaattagtccctacagttagttttatgctgttaagtgatgatgtcagctagttaaataaatttaaattcccaaactacccttgaagaggaaggaagggtagtattgtaaatttaattctaatgttttagtataagggtaaaatagtcctttcacaccaataactaacagcaaactaacactattactgtagagggggacggatgagtattttcaaaaaccaagggatgatttgagtttcgtttgaaaatcaggaggtgacgtgtaatttacccaaaaaaaaaaaaaaaaaggaagaagaagaagaaggaacattAATCCACGTATATACCTAAGTtgcctgtgtttctaaattcaAATTACcggcttcttcttctcactctgTCTCTCAGAGTGCTATTTTGTAATCTTTTACAGAACTTAAAGGAAACATAGAAGAGAATTCAAGTTATGGGTAAAGAAGCAGGTGCTATTACGGTTTTCTGTGGCATTTGTATGACATCAATCTCTCAGTTATTTGTTTAACTTACTTGAATCACTatcccttttttattcttttgccTCCACATTAATTGTTTGTTGCAGGTATCCTTAGtactccaacaaaaaaaatagcagCAAGTGATGTTGAAAATGATGGTTGTTGTGGTTCATCAATTTGGGTTCCCAGTAGCTGGACATCCAAGAAGGTTCTTCAAATACCAGTTTATCCCAACCAAGAATCTTAAAGCGATCTGATCTGGTACGTTGATTTTTTGAAATGGTCAGATCCgtcggattagaagatcctacGGTCACGTTTGATAGGATATGACTGTTGTGAACAGGTTCATCTCTGGTTTAATCTGGACCATTAGATCGGATGGCAATCGATCTAATGGTCTAAATACAAAATGAATAGATATGTCTATTCAGAAGAGGTGCTccacttctataaaatagaaatactATGTTCAAacgaaatatctctctctcttacaattCAGTATCTCTAAAAGGAGttctatgtttattttttattgatttgttgATTCCTGAAGGTGAATTTGTCGTGTAgggcaaatatctcctttaagatcCCTTAAAGCAGCTAGTAATCTAGATAGGACATCCATAGCAGAAATGAAAAGATAAGGACTTAGGGGGCAACCTTGATCAATTCACGTAGAAgctataaaaaattaaaagggttACCATCCAATTTGATTGATATGGAAGTTGAGGATAAAAGAGAGTAAATCAGGCGACCCCAATgctccccaaaacccaaaaaatcaaagatatcTTTAACAAAAGACCATACAAGTCTATCGTATGCTTTAGACATATCAAGTTTTATAGCAACAAAATCACCTTTACCTTTTTGTggtttaaataataaaaaatttcctgagcaataataatattgttaGAAACTAGTCGCCTAAAAACAAAGGCAACTTGAAAAGGGGAGATAAAAGAGGTGAGGTGAGTCTTTAAACGATTTGCAAGAATTTTGGCAAGTATCTTGTTAGAGACATTACAAAGGCAAATCGGCCTAAACTCAAAAACCTTACAGGTTGTATTATGGTTAACCCCACAAGGAATAGAAGCATGAGTAAAAAAATGATGGACAAAAGACAGCACATCACTAGATAAGACATCCCAAAATTTCTGATAGAAACAAGCTTGAAAACCATCCATACATCTATCTCCTCTACAACCATCACTTCCCTTCCTAGTCCTCACctccttccccctctctcttcctctctccatctctctcccccccccaccTTGCCACTCCcttctccactctccttcttcgactctctctcttatccttgcaactctctcttctcctttcccaaCATTTTTCTCTCTAGTGACGCCAGTATCATGTCATGAGCAATGATTGCTATGACTctactttttcccctttctccaatcttttttttttgcaatagcTCTATTTCTCTTTCCCAACAATTCTATTACAACTTTTCCATCAAactttttcatatatatatatgtatcttTTCGTTTATAAGAATATGGAAATTTTGTTTCCAATGTAAGTTTTGGTGAGTGAGTCCTATTTGAAtttgagggttttttattttttattttttattttttatttgttgtggTGAGTGAGCCCCCTCAAGATTAAGCAATTATTCCTCTAGGGAGAGCTACATACACAAAAAACACTCCTTTGCCACTTTATGTCCCATTTGTATTTGAAGTCTTTATGTTGTGAATGATTCCCACACTTGAGTGAGTGAGtccccaagtgaacctagaattaAGTGGTCTTCGCTAATCCTTGAGTTAAGTGGTCGTCTCTGACCATTGTTATCCTATACTTGGTTTCTCAGTTTGCAAtaaaaatcttcttctttttttatcttattttgcaTTTTCATTTTGAGTTGCATCATTCTCCCACCAGCCAACTACGCCGTTGTCATTGAAGCAACAAATAGACAAACCGTGGTGAGCTACTTAGGTATAAGCCTTCCATCAAAGAAGAGCTTGTCTCCTGTGAGCATTGTCATCGGATCTTTGAGCATGAACTCAAAATCTCCGATATCTTTGCCCGAAGCTTCCGAATCTTGTTTCTTTGGCAATTTCATTAGTTATTGCTCTTGAAGACATCTTCATTCAAGAAATCCCGATTGAAAGAgatgttggatttatgtgtccatcaaactcggttTGTTTCAGTTCGGTCCGGTTTATATTGTATTGAATCggttatacattttggtttaatattatcacatgagaaataaaatttttagcATTATAtgtctgtaagttttacttaaaatggtagtcacgactctggtttggtctgggcatccttatcatatgatcgtcgcattgggtatgcctagacatgttgatgtcaggCTATGAATGCGAGTGCACATCAAGTTGTGTATTGGCTAAGAATCTAAtatgttgattccctcatgtattactaccagatgtaggatgagatagacatgtgtcaccgagatcCTGTACCTGGGAGTACCTCATCACCGCGAAACGTGAACGCATTCTTTGGATtatcaatgactaagattcaagagagtcgaagtcgatgttctgggaatgcatgaacattTCGTGAGTGAGAGAGcaactcaacatggtcaccactgcccgattggggaacatcaagatagagattgtctgtggatggttaaatttgaatctggatccaatactgttttagaaatggtttttgcaaaacctattttcacATCAAATGATAGATTGTATGtagttttgattaaaaatgtTTGATCGCATTTTGCGGGTTCCAATCATGTACATAGACTCTctgatatggacatgtacttTGGAATGGGATTTGGTAGCACATGCATACATGCTCTAAATTCCATAATGATTATGTTGATTAGTGGTGTGTAAGGGACaattatcgtctacggttcctgaccggtgcggttccctagttcctctcacaagagggggtgggacccacatgggcAACTAACCGAACagtctgcccaggtggggtccaccatcctcTTGTGAGAGCAACTAGGGAACCGTACAGGAAAAAAATTCGGGCTGATACATAatgatttattattatgtaaGGGTAAATTTggatttgctaattaattagtagtttatttaatttaatggatgtGGTGCTAATTATGTTTAtctattaaatataaaataattaattaatttactatTCCCTTTTAGATTAtgtttcttcaccaattagaagcccatcagaTTTAAACAGGCCCAAGTCAAATAGGAGAGAGGGTGTCAGACTCTCATTGGGATTTTCCAAGTGGGGTTTTAGAACCCTACTTATATAAACACACCAAGGGGAAGGGGACGCCCATTCCAGGCTTGGACGAATTTTGGTTCCCATCCCCCCCTTGGATGAATTTTgtgctccctctctctctcttgatctcttctctctccttcttcttgctctctagcttTTGAGAGAGAAGATTTTGGAAACCCAGTTTTatgcttgaagatttgaagagaCTCTTGGATTGACTTGGAGAACTTTGGCTGCACCAAAGGAGGTTCAACCTagtgtgctcattggaggaaggaccactatctattggagaagcaacacttgaggctcaacaGGTGAACAAgttcttttgattccttagTAATTAATTGTATTTGTTATCCATGGGATgcaaagaaaacccaaatcgatctctTTTCACTGCGCATTTGGGTATGAGATggtttcctcttcctcttcccatgagatggaaaaagatgtttttttttttttttttttcttttcttgattcttTCCCATAAATTGTATGGAACAAGAAAATAGATGAGTTGTATAAAATTTTTATACCAAACTCAAGTATAAGGTTTATtggtttcccatgggcaaccatggaggTAATCAAGAAAATTCAAGTTTGATCTTTTCAATCCCTATGGGATTGGGTAAACCAAGAGTTGATCCCATGACTGCCAacaatgtggtatcagagccacacTTTTTCACCCATGGATAACAATCTTGGCATGCACGATTGAGTTTCTTGAACATGGTTATATTTCTTGAATCTTttggaaagataaaataaagaaaaaattatttttagtCTCCCATAAGGTTTCTTGTTTTCTTGTAAAGAAAATGGATGGTTTGAGTTTCTTTGATTCACATGGGAACCAAAGAGAgcttaaaaaattatttttcaatttctcaTATGGGAATGGTAAAAATCCAAGCAACCATGGCTGCCTGAGTAAATACCCAAATCACACAAAGCCCAAGCAACCATGCCTTTGCGCCCTAGCACTCCACACCCGCAGGTAGCACCCACGCACGCAAGCAGCTCCACAACTATACTGGAGTGTGGGTTGCTGCCAACCCATGGGCAGACCACGCACGCTAGCTGACCCACGGTTGTGCAAGTGTGCGGCCTGCATAACCGCATGGCCTGCGAAGCCACGGCAGTCACAGTCTCATGGCCTTGGCCGCCCCGCTATGTTGCCTTCTTTGTTGCCTCGTCGATTGGATGTGCCTCGTGAGTTTTGTGCAGTTCTTCTTgcaacacaaaataaaaacagaattaatgttaggaggaagaagatgagtgaaagaagttttcttcaccCAATTTGGCTTTAAAagagttttaaaggattgtagGATCTATACTTCTTGGTAATATGTAATGTTGGCTTGTTTTATTACTTTATGTGGTGAGATAGAACTGAGAATCCGAATAGGGATAGAATAGAGAAACCAACTTGAATTTGAACTGTGGTATTTCCCCTTATCTTCTCTATCGACTTGGGTTTTAATTCATATTAATCTTAAGTGTACAACGTTACACAGATTTGTTACAGAGGATAGAGTTTGATTTCATGTAAACTCTCCTAACTTGTAGGGATGACTCTTATCCTCAACTACAGGAACAGCTTCCTCTCTCCTTGACTCGTTCAACTGAGAATTCAAATTTTGAACATTTGAATATTCCGTTATATGGTGCTTGATCCAACGAAATGTGATGCTAATGGGTAGATTTGAtgtttgtctctttctctctctctcctttttttttttctaaacaaATGTACGTATTCCACCCCATGGGTAGTCCAAATGGTGGATTAATTTCTCCATGAGGTTTTCTTTAtctctgaaaaaaaaatgtataaattttttctaaaatttcaaAAGTAATTTTTAGAAGAGATAGGATTTCCAGTTGCATGTTGTTGTAACTCATCATCCGCATTCTGGTTCGAATCAACCCAATTTGTTGATCCAATTCCTAATCTTTAAAAGCATCACCCAACAACAATCTACAACTGTAGAAACACGGATAGAGACTAAAAAAATGAGCAATGATGGAGCTCTAGCTCCCATGGCCAATCTTTGATGGTATTTTTAATGGACGAGCAGCACTATCTTTTCTGAATCCATGAATTTGGGGTTCTGACTCGCAAGGAAATAATGCTATTATTCCTTTTCAGAAAGACCCATTCATTTTTGTCTCCTGTTGTCTTGCAGGCCGCATCGCATCACCATTGTCCATAATTGGAAGGGTCGGACGTCCTAATTGAACTTCAATTATTTGGGAGAtgtttttttcaattatttggGAGTTGCGACCTGCCCAAACCAATAATGTCATATCTCGCTGCCTAATATTTATTTAGGGTCAGCGTTCTCTATGAGGTGCATGGCTCTTGGGTTTGCATGGGCTAATCAGAATATGTACGTTGGCATCAAGAGGGGTGGGATTTTTGCTTTTTATGAGAgatggggtgatcattttgcctcCCTCTATGTTTGAATGTGGATAATACACTCTTTCTACatagaacttttctccatttttttataACTGATATTCTAGTTAGTAATATGTGTGTTCATAATTTGTTCCCTTTTTGTTTAGGTTCTGTCCTTCCGGGAGGCAGTTTTGGTTGGgctttattttaatgttttagatAGTTTAGTctgtttttataattaattttggAGAAATTAAAATTAAGTTGATTAGAAAATTTTTTATAGTTGGAAAGTTTTGGGGAAAGGTTTTGTACACGGTCATGTAAACCGTGTAcgaaactcccccccccccctcctttactttttttttatgaaaacccccccccctcctctttcctCTCCGTTTCCTTCTACCATTCTTCTCCGTCATCGGCTCCtatccccctcctcctccagcTCCAGCTCCCTAGGAAGGAAGAGGTTATCTGCTTAGCCAGCGCCATAGCTAgactctttcttctcttattccttTCAACtctgctttctttctttctttctttattcatCCTTCTTGTTGTTGTCGTGGGACTGCCTAGCTCTGTGATCTGAAACCGATAGCCATCGCTCGCCGTTTTCCTTGGTGATCCCAACCCTCGCGCACACCACATGGCAAGACTCATAGACGTTGGGGCAGTAGACGATCCTATATCTCCTCTCGATTCTGAACCAGTTCCTCATTGTCGACTCCCCTGGGTGCCCTGGCTTCCCCTTCACCGTCACATACCTCAAACTCGAATTCTTTGACGatgaccaccaccaccctccGGACTGCTCCCTCATCTCTTCCACCTGCCACACCCTATTCTCCATTCCAGAGAAGCAAATGTTCATGTCCATCGATTCCCGAATTATCATcgttccctcttcttcttctttagacGGCAATTCCAATTCTGGGTGTTCTGAGGATGCTGGAGAGAACATCACTGGGGTACCCATGTTCCTGTCGTTGGTGCTTTGCTTCACCATTGGGGTGTGGGCCGTGTGGCTTTGACTGGTGGAGCTCTCTCTTCTGCCCACCGAGACACCCCCTCCGCCGCATCCCCTGATAGCGGAGACAATGTAGTACGGCATCCTTGCTTGAAGCTCATTGCCGTCGGTATCCTGCACTACGAATTGATGGTCGAGTTGGTGGTGATGAGAGAAGCCATCTATAGCCTGAACAAAGGCCAAAATCGACAACCCCAAAAGGAGGAGAGCTCTGTTCCACATGATGGATAATCGATCGTAGATAGTTTGTCCAAGGAGGGAAAATGGCTGCTTAGAAAACAAACAAACTGTGTTGATGGAATGCGAGAATGAAttaattgagaattgagatgAAAGGGAAGGTTATGATTTGGCCAACAATGGGAAATGTCACAAGACTAGTCTAAGGGTAACCTGAAAGAGGAAATAATGGAAACCTTGGGTGAACAAGGatgggaagagaagagggaTGCTGGCATGGAGGGTTGTGGAAGATGAGGGGGTGGGAGGGTAGGAGCCGtatgtggaagagagagagagagggagggaagggaagagggagcTGGAGCcggaggaggagggggatggGAGCCGGTGACGGAGAAGAATGGTAGAAGGAAACGGAGGGGAAAGAGGAGGGGGgatttcataaataaataaaaaaagtaaaggGGGGGAAAAGTttcatacacggtttacacgatcATGTTCAAAACCTTTCCCCGAAAGTTATTTAAGAATTAcataattctctctctctctctctctctctcttatccatcGCCTTTGGATTACATTCATCACATTATCTTAaaaacccttctctctctctctctctctctctctctctctcatcgcCTTTGGATTACATTCATCATATGACCTTAAAAACccgtattattattattattattattattattattatcataaaTACACAAactatttttaaaattaaactaccAAATAGATATagggaaaagaatgctaactggtCTCATAGTtcttgtgcccagacatagtACTGCTTGATTTTACCATTGAATCcctagtgaaataaaaaatcccattcaaACAGATCCTTCTACATgtattctcattggccccgttAAGACAAAATCCTATCTCTATACCATTATTTACATAATTTTAGTCGTTTACAATGCCTCCTTTTGTTAATAATAAGATGTAAAgtaaaaaatttttaaaattaaaataaaaattattgcAACACATGAATGATGTTTTTAGAGGATAGTTTTGTCCTTTTACCAATTCTATCAACTTGAATACTTTTAGAAAGGCCTTTGGGTGGATATGTGTCTTCTAAGGGTATAATATATAGTGGATTATTTTCATATGATATAATTCTTACACTAATGGATTTTTAATTATGTATCAGTAGAATTAATTTCATCGGGTACTCTTTTATCCACctgggtatgcctagacgttAAATCtgtaaattattattttttttttttttttttttttttttttttctctaataaattcttgcttatctttaacaaaaaacaaaaaaaaaaagggtaaattacacgtcacccctggttttcaaacgaaactcaaatcaccccctggtttttgaaaattctcaaatcaccccctgtattagaccccaatataacaaattagtccctacggttagttttatgctgttaagtgatgatatcagccagttaaataaatttaaatttccaaactacccttgaagatgaaggaagggtagtattgtaaatttaattctaatgttttagtataagggtaaaatagtcctttcataccaataactaacaacaaactaacaccgttactgtagatgGGGacagatgagtattttcaaaaaccaagggatgatttgagtttcgtttgaaaatcagggggtgacgtgtaatttaccaaaaaaacaaaaaaggaagaagaagaagaaggaacattAATCCACGTATATACCTAAGTtgcctgtgtttctaaattcagattaccttcttcttcttctcactctgTCTCTCAGAGTGCTGTTTTGTAATCTTTTACAGAACTTAAAGGAAACATAGAAGAGAATTCAAGTTATGGGTAAAGAAGCAGGTGCTATTACGGTTTTCTGTGGCATTTGTATGACATCAATCTCTCAGTTATTTGTTTAACTTACTTGAATCACTatcccttttttattcttttgccTCCACATTAATTGTTTGTAGCAGGTATCCTGACTActccaacaacaaaaacaacagcaAATGATGTTGAAAATGATGGTTGTTGTGGTTCATCAATTTGGGTTCCCAGTAGCTGGACATCCAAGAAGGTTCTTCAAATACCAGTTTATCCCAACCAAGAATCTTAAAGCGATCTGATCTGGTACGCTGATTTTTTGAAATGATCAGATCCgtcggattagaagatcctacGGTCACGTTTGATAGGATATGACTGTTATGAACAAGTTCATCTCTGGTTTAATCTGGACCTTTAGATTGGATGGCAATCAATCTAATGGTCTATATACAAAATAAATAGATATGTCTATTCAGAAGAGGTGCTAcacttctataaaatagaagTGTTGTGTTCAAacgaaatatctctctctcttgcaattcAGTATCTCTAAAAGGAGTTctgtgtttattttttattgctttgttgattcctgAAGGTGAATTTGTCGTGTTGGacaaatatctcctttaagatagcgAGACCGCGTtcagtttccttcttcaaatagAGTTTTTCCTAACAGAATTCAATGAAAAGATAGT is drawn from Telopea speciosissima isolate NSW1024214 ecotype Mountain lineage chromosome 1, Tspe_v1, whole genome shotgun sequence and contains these coding sequences:
- the LOC122652973 gene encoding 21 kDa seed protein-like, giving the protein MWNRALLLLGLSILAFVQAIDGFSHHHQLDHQFVVQDTDGNELQARMPYYIVSAIRGCGGGGVSVGRRESSTSQSHTAHTPMVKQSTNDRNMGTPVMFSPASSEHPELELPSKEEEEGTMIIRESMDMNICFSGMENRVWQVEEMREQSGGWWWSSSKNSSLRYVTVKGKPGHPGESTMRNWFRIERRYRIVYCPNVYESCHVVCARVGITKENGERWLSVSDHRARQSHDNNKKDE